A DNA window from Vigna angularis cultivar LongXiaoDou No.4 chromosome 1, ASM1680809v1, whole genome shotgun sequence contains the following coding sequences:
- the LOC108319165 gene encoding salicylic acid-binding protein 2: MSSEKIVLILIFCLSMMSWGHCKDRKHFVLVHGACHGAWSWYKLKPLLESAGHKVTALDLAASGINMRKIDDVDTFAVYNQPLLRLLATTLPNQKVILVGHSLGGLSLAHATDEYPQKVERNVFVSAFLPDTEHRPSYVLEKYGERTPTSAWMDTKFEPSGNKTSMFFGPMFLTNKLYQRSPVQDLELAKSLVRPSSLFLEDLSRQKNFSKEGYGSVPRSYIVCTEDIAIPVDYQQWMIQNAAVNNVLSIKGADHMVMNSKPRQLFDALQNIAN, translated from the exons ATGAGTTCAGAAAAAATTGTTctgattttaatcttttgtttGAGCATGATGAGTTGGGGACATTGTAAAGATAGGAAGCATTTTGTTCTGGTGCATGGAGCTTGCCATGGAGCTTGGAGTTGGTACAAGCTGAAGCCACTCTTGGAATCTGCAGGTCACAAGGTCACAGCACTCGACCTTGCAGCTTCTGGCATCAACATGCGGAAAATTGACGATGTTGATACTTTCGCAGTGTACAATCAACCTCTGTTGCGGCTATTGGCCACAACTCTCCCTAATCAGAAGGTCATTCTAGTTGGTCATAGCCTCGGGGGACTCAGCCTAGCACATGCCACCGACGAATATCCACAAAAAGTTGAACGTAATGTTTTCGTATCGGCTTTTCTTCCTGACACAGAACACCGCCCTTCTTATGTACTAGAAAAG taCGGTGAGAGGACCCCCACGTCTGCATGGATGGATACTAAGTTTGAACCAAGTGGAAACAAAACATCAATGTTCTTTGGTCCCATGTTTTTGACCAACAAGCTCTACCAACGATCTCCCGTTCAG GACCTTGAATTGGCCAAGAGTTTAGTAAGGCCATCATCACTCTTCCTGGAGGACTTGTCAAGGCAGAAGAATTTCTCGAAGGAGGGATATGGGTCAGTTCCACGTTCCTATATTGTCTGCACTGAGGACATTGCAATTCCTGTGGATTATCAACAATGGATGATCCAAAATGCCGCCGTCAATAACGTTCTCAGTATCAAAGGCGCAGATCATATGGTTATGAATAGCAAGCCTCGCCAACTATTTGATGCTCTCCAGAACATAGCAAATTAA